From the genome of Spirosomataceae bacterium TFI 002, one region includes:
- a CDS encoding Predicted O-methyltransferase YrrM has translation MEIVREAIEAYCEEISELEPVILQEINRETHAKVMKPRMLSGHFQGRVLSLIANLINPKCILEIGTYTGYSAICLAEGLQPDGKLITIEVDEELESTILTNIANAGLESKIHLKIGKALEVIESLDETFDIVFIDADKLNYERYYDAVFDKVAKGGIILSDNVLWSGKIVNDNAKDKTTEFLRKYNLKLKNDPRTQKVLLPIRDGLFVSRKL, from the coding sequence ATGGAAATAGTGCGAGAAGCTATAGAAGCTTATTGCGAGGAAATTTCTGAATTAGAACCTGTAATTTTACAGGAAATAAACAGAGAGACCCATGCAAAAGTGATGAAGCCTCGAATGCTTTCTGGACATTTTCAAGGTAGAGTGCTTTCTTTAATAGCTAATTTGATTAACCCTAAATGTATTCTAGAAATAGGTACGTACACAGGTTACTCAGCAATTTGTTTGGCCGAAGGTCTACAACCCGATGGTAAGTTGATCACCATAGAAGTGGACGAAGAGTTGGAATCTACTATTTTGACCAACATTGCAAATGCAGGCCTAGAAAGCAAAATACACTTGAAAATAGGGAAGGCACTCGAAGTAATTGAAAGTCTTGATGAGACATTTGATATTGTATTTATTGATGCCGACAAACTCAATTATGAGCGTTATTACGATGCTGTTTTTGACAAAGTTGCAAAAGGAGGTATCATCCTTAGCGACAATGTTTTATGGAGCGGAAAGATCGTGAATGACAATGCAAAAGATAAAACAACTGAGTTTTTAAGAAAGTATAATTTAAAGCTAAAAAACGACCCTAGAACACAAAAAGTGCTACTTCCAATAAGAGATGGACTATTCGTCTCTAGAAAACTTTAA
- a CDS encoding bacterial translation initiation factor 2 (bIF-2), which translates to MAEEKMMRLSLVARKLNVSLETVRDTLSTQGISIDRNPNAKLSSDQLQILEKEYDTDVLTGDAEVKKSAQAASEAKETSDSDEILYFRETPAPAEPKSEPVAEKVEASKPEPIPEPVEAPKPEPTPEPKPEPNPEPIPEPEPIEVPKVAEVAPPVEAKAEEPKEAPKPEIEKVKIEAKLAGTKVIGKIDLDKKPSKTPPPKPAATVPPKVEPVKAKEEPVAKPVEVAKPVEVEKPVEAAKPVDAEKPAEVAKPVEAAKVVEPPKNEIIKAKGEKLAGLTVLGKIELPADKKSSDDKKKRKRKRVSRLEKLTDITDQKYFKNKEAKTGTPTPTTSDDKKPDNKGGRRGRKDVTQTDVKDSIKQTMARMQSKGTDFGAKHRRDKRKSRAEQAELDEQIEQEAATVLKVTEFISASELASLMDVSVNDVIGTCMSMGMFVSINQRLDAEAIQLIALEYNFDIEFISAEEEVQVDALEIIDAEEDLKPRAPIVTIMGHVDHGKTSLLDYIRTTKVASGEAGGITQHIGAYSVDIQEGDNKGKALTFLDTPGHEAFTAMRARGAKVTDIAIIVISADDSVMPQTKEAINHAQNAGVPIVFALNKIDKPGANADKIRQDLSQMNILVESWGGKFQEQEVSAKTGAGIDDLLDKVLLEAELLELKANPDRRAIGTVIEAALDKGRGYVSTVLVQKGNLKVGDIILAGQYFGRVRAMINDVGDRIKVAGPSTPVQLLGLPGAPQAGDIFNVMETDREAREIANKREQIIREQSIRAKRHITLDEIGRRKAIGSFKELNVIVKGDVDGSVEALSDSLQKLSTEEVQIKIIHKGVGQISESDVLLASAADAIVLGFQVRPSNNARKIADNEEIEIRLYSIIYDAINELKDAMEGLLAPTEQEVITGNIEIREIFKISKVGTIAGCYVLDGFVKRSNKVRIIRDGIVLAESTIDQLKRFKDDVSEVKAGYECGLKINKFNDLEVGDIIESFEIQEIKRKLK; encoded by the coding sequence ATGGCAGAAGAGAAAATGATGAGATTGAGCCTCGTTGCGAGAAAGCTAAATGTGAGTTTGGAAACCGTGAGGGATACCTTAAGCACGCAAGGCATAAGCATTGACCGAAATCCGAATGCCAAACTATCATCCGATCAGTTGCAGATTCTTGAAAAAGAGTATGACACTGACGTATTAACTGGTGACGCGGAAGTAAAAAAATCCGCTCAAGCAGCTAGCGAAGCCAAGGAAACTAGTGACTCTGACGAAATACTTTATTTCAGAGAAACTCCCGCTCCCGCTGAACCAAAAAGCGAGCCGGTAGCAGAAAAAGTTGAAGCTTCAAAACCGGAACCTATTCCAGAGCCAGTTGAAGCTCCAAAACCAGAGCCAACACCTGAACCAAAACCAGAGCCTAATCCAGAACCAATTCCAGAACCCGAGCCTATTGAAGTGCCAAAGGTTGCTGAAGTTGCACCTCCTGTAGAAGCTAAAGCTGAAGAGCCAAAAGAAGCTCCAAAGCCTGAAATTGAAAAGGTGAAAATTGAAGCTAAACTTGCAGGTACTAAAGTAATAGGTAAAATAGACTTGGATAAAAAGCCAAGCAAAACGCCTCCTCCAAAGCCAGCTGCGACAGTACCACCAAAGGTGGAGCCGGTAAAAGCGAAAGAAGAACCTGTTGCAAAACCGGTGGAAGTAGCTAAACCTGTTGAGGTAGAAAAGCCAGTAGAGGCTGCGAAACCAGTTGACGCAGAAAAACCAGCAGAAGTAGCTAAGCCAGTGGAAGCTGCGAAAGTAGTAGAACCACCGAAAAATGAAATAATTAAGGCTAAAGGTGAAAAACTTGCAGGACTTACTGTTTTAGGCAAAATCGAACTTCCAGCTGACAAAAAGTCTAGCGACGACAAAAAGAAACGTAAACGTAAGAGAGTAAGTCGTTTAGAAAAACTTACTGATATTACTGATCAGAAATATTTCAAAAACAAGGAAGCCAAAACTGGCACTCCTACACCAACAACATCTGATGACAAAAAACCTGATAATAAAGGTGGCAGAAGAGGCAGAAAAGATGTAACCCAAACAGATGTTAAGGATAGCATTAAGCAAACAATGGCTAGAATGCAATCCAAAGGAACTGATTTTGGAGCCAAACATAGAAGAGACAAGCGTAAGTCTAGAGCTGAACAAGCTGAGCTAGATGAACAAATCGAACAAGAAGCAGCAACAGTATTAAAAGTTACTGAGTTTATTTCTGCTTCGGAACTTGCTTCTTTGATGGATGTATCTGTCAATGACGTAATTGGTACATGTATGTCAATGGGCATGTTTGTATCTATCAACCAGAGATTGGATGCTGAAGCAATTCAGTTGATCGCTTTGGAATACAACTTTGACATTGAGTTTATTTCTGCTGAAGAAGAAGTTCAAGTTGATGCACTAGAGATAATTGATGCAGAAGAAGATCTAAAACCAAGAGCTCCAATCGTAACCATAATGGGTCACGTGGATCATGGTAAAACATCTTTACTCGATTACATTAGAACTACAAAAGTAGCTTCAGGTGAAGCAGGGGGAATCACCCAGCACATAGGAGCTTATAGTGTTGATATACAAGAAGGAGATAATAAAGGGAAAGCATTGACTTTCTTAGATACTCCTGGTCACGAAGCATTTACAGCCATGCGTGCTCGTGGTGCTAAAGTAACCGACATTGCAATTATTGTAATTTCTGCTGATGACAGCGTGATGCCACAAACTAAAGAGGCAATCAACCACGCTCAAAATGCTGGGGTTCCTATTGTATTTGCACTTAACAAAATCGATAAGCCAGGTGCAAACGCTGATAAGATTCGTCAAGATTTATCTCAGATGAATATATTGGTAGAAAGCTGGGGAGGTAAATTCCAGGAACAAGAAGTTTCTGCAAAAACCGGTGCAGGTATTGATGACTTACTAGATAAAGTATTATTAGAAGCTGAATTACTTGAGCTGAAAGCTAATCCAGATAGAAGAGCTATTGGTACCGTAATTGAAGCTGCACTTGATAAAGGTAGAGGTTATGTATCCACTGTATTAGTTCAAAAAGGAAATCTAAAAGTGGGAGATATTATTCTTGCTGGTCAGTACTTTGGACGAGTTAGAGCGATGATAAATGATGTCGGCGATAGAATCAAAGTCGCTGGCCCATCTACACCAGTACAGTTACTAGGTTTACCTGGTGCTCCGCAAGCAGGTGACATTTTCAACGTGATGGAAACTGATCGTGAAGCAAGAGAAATTGCCAATAAGCGTGAACAGATTATAAGAGAGCAAAGTATCAGAGCTAAACGTCACATTACACTTGATGAGATTGGACGTAGAAAAGCGATTGGTAGTTTCAAAGAGCTTAATGTTATTGTAAAAGGTGACGTGGATGGATCGGTTGAAGCACTTTCTGATTCGCTTCAAAAACTATCCACAGAAGAAGTTCAAATCAAGATCATTCACAAAGGTGTTGGACAAATATCTGAGTCCGATGTATTATTAGCTTCTGCTGCTGATGCAATTGTACTTGGTTTCCAAGTTCGACCATCTAACAATGCTCGTAAAATTGCTGACAACGAAGAAATTGAAATTAGACTATATTCAATTATCTACGATGCAATCAACGAACTGAAAGATGCAATGGAAGGCCTTCTAGCTCCTACAGAGCAGGAAGTAATCACTGGTAACATTGAAATCCGTGAGATATTCAAGATTAGTAAGGTTGGTACAATTGCAGGTTGTTATGTACTTGATGGCTTTGTTAAGAGAAGCAATAAGGTTCGTATCATTCGTGATGGAATCGTTCTTGCCGAAAGTACGATAGACCAGTTGAAGCGTTTCAAAGACGATGTCTCTGAAGTGAAAGCTGGATACGAGTGTGGATTGAAAATCAATAAATTTAACGACTTAGAAGTTGGTGACATTATTGAATCTTTCGAAATTCAAGAGATCAAAAGAAAACTTAAATAA
- a CDS encoding NusA antitermination factor, which produces MHSGDLIASFSDFAREKNIDRPTMIAILEDVFRTMIRKKYEDDHNFDIILNPESGDLEIWRTRLIVDDNSEDIWDTDKIPLADAKKIEPDFEIGEEVAEEIKLEHFGRRIVQTARQTLIQKVKDLEKEMLYDQYKDQVGELVSVEVYQILSREVICVDQDGNELVLPKFEQIPKDRFRKGNNIRAVIHKAEMNNGNPRVILSRTSPVFLERLFEQEIPEIIDGIIAVKKIVREPGERAKVAVESFDDRIDPVGACVGMKGSRIHSIVRELENENIDVIQYTENMHLLVSRALSPAKITTVQIDESGERASVFLKPDQVSLAIGKGGLNIKLASRLVGMELDVFRDVEQDFIEEDVDLMEFTDEIEEWILVEFRKIGLDTAKSVLAVSKEDLVRRTELEEESVAEVLEVLNREFE; this is translated from the coding sequence ATGCACAGTGGAGATTTAATTGCTTCGTTTTCTGATTTCGCTCGCGAAAAAAACATTGATCGTCCTACGATGATTGCAATACTGGAAGACGTCTTCCGTACAATGATTCGTAAAAAATACGAAGATGACCACAACTTTGACATCATTCTCAATCCAGAGAGTGGTGACCTTGAGATATGGAGAACACGATTGATTGTTGACGACAATTCAGAAGATATCTGGGATACAGATAAAATCCCACTTGCTGATGCTAAGAAAATCGAGCCTGATTTTGAAATTGGAGAAGAAGTTGCTGAAGAAATCAAACTTGAGCACTTTGGCCGAAGAATCGTTCAAACAGCAAGGCAAACCTTAATCCAAAAGGTTAAAGATTTGGAAAAGGAAATGCTTTATGATCAATATAAAGATCAAGTTGGGGAATTAGTATCGGTAGAAGTATACCAAATCCTAAGCAGAGAGGTAATTTGTGTTGATCAAGATGGAAACGAATTGGTTTTACCTAAATTCGAGCAAATTCCTAAAGATAGATTTAGAAAAGGAAATAACATACGTGCAGTCATTCACAAGGCTGAAATGAACAATGGAAACCCAAGGGTTATTTTGTCTAGAACATCTCCTGTATTTTTGGAGAGACTTTTTGAACAAGAAATTCCAGAAATTATTGATGGTATAATTGCCGTTAAAAAGATTGTTCGTGAGCCAGGTGAAAGAGCAAAAGTAGCTGTAGAATCTTTCGATGATAGAATAGATCCTGTAGGTGCATGTGTTGGAATGAAAGGAAGCAGAATTCATTCTATTGTAAGAGAGCTAGAAAATGAAAATATTGACGTGATTCAATACACCGAAAATATGCATTTATTGGTTTCTCGTGCATTGAGCCCTGCTAAAATAACAACAGTTCAAATCGACGAGTCTGGAGAAAGGGCTTCAGTTTTCCTAAAACCTGATCAAGTAAGCTTGGCAATTGGTAAAGGAGGATTGAACATTAAACTTGCTTCTAGATTAGTAGGTATGGAACTAGACGTCTTCCGTGATGTAGAGCAAGACTTTATTGAGGAGGATGTTGATTTGATGGAATTCACTGATGAAATCGAAGAGTGGATTTTGGTTGAATTTAGAAAAATTGGTTTAGATACTGCCAAGTCTGTACTTGCGGTATCAAAAGAAGATTTGGTTCGTAGAACTGAATTGGAAGAAGAATCTGTTGCTGAAGTACTAGAAGTACTTAACAGAGAATTTGAATAA
- a CDS encoding ribosome maturation factor RimP, translating into MITKEEILEILAEIVTDPKFFIVDVKVSPSKIRKKITILMDSDEGLLVDDCATVSRELGNILEEKIEEAFTLEVSSPGVDFPITTDRQLKRVIGKELKVIFNDEKEIMGVLLSSAENEFELKPKKKKKEKTAPEPIKIRLDEIKEAYVQVSFK; encoded by the coding sequence ATGATCACCAAAGAAGAAATTTTAGAAATACTTGCGGAGATTGTCACAGACCCTAAGTTTTTTATCGTCGATGTGAAGGTGAGTCCTTCTAAGATTAGAAAAAAGATTACCATTTTGATGGATAGCGATGAGGGCTTACTTGTAGACGATTGTGCCACGGTAAGTAGAGAGCTTGGAAATATCCTTGAAGAGAAGATTGAAGAAGCATTCACGTTAGAGGTTTCTTCTCCGGGTGTGGACTTCCCTATTACTACCGACAGGCAACTGAAAAGAGTAATAGGAAAAGAGCTCAAGGTGATTTTTAATGACGAAAAAGAAATAATGGGTGTTTTATTAAGTTCGGCAGAAAATGAATTCGAGCTAAAGCCCAAAAAGAAGAAAAAAGAAAAAACGGCTCCTGAGCCTATTAAAATCAGATTGGATGAAATAAAGGAAGCCTATGTTCAGGTTTCATTTAAATAG
- a CDS encoding Metal-dependent hydrolase, endonuclease/exonuclease/phosphatase family (manually curated), producing MKNLIKFFRKFFFLINFIVALYSLLVFQLSYSADIKHWLAGFLMLSVPVALVLNFCFVVFYLASRSWKFLLSLLILVISYPLLQRTFKYSQNVSSNSKANFSVLSYNVMYLDHGSYKSKKNRKNAISLSNSADSINADIKCFQELYSDARIRDFDMIKRLKVKNRHTAFMQKKIFDKNYKGSVGLAIFSKYPIIATEEILWLPNNNGVLRADIVIRKDTIRVFNVQLKSMGIRVKKVIDASESERAKQTKNVLLLLKKGFEDRSSQVNKIEELVSKSPYPVILCGDFNELPYGYAYGRMRKQLSNSFESAGRGFGFTYNRILSFLRIDNQFYSEKDIKVNSFYTFKEIPWSDHFPIKGEYEFIQ from the coding sequence TTGAAAAATCTGATCAAATTTTTTAGGAAATTCTTTTTTCTTATCAACTTTATAGTTGCTCTGTATTCACTGTTAGTGTTTCAATTGAGTTATTCAGCGGATATTAAGCACTGGCTTGCGGGATTTCTGATGCTAAGTGTTCCTGTAGCCTTAGTTTTAAATTTCTGTTTTGTAGTTTTTTACCTAGCCTCTAGGTCTTGGAAATTCTTACTTTCACTGCTTATTTTAGTTATTTCTTACCCATTATTACAGCGAACTTTTAAATATAGCCAAAATGTTTCGAGTAATTCTAAGGCCAACTTTTCGGTTTTGAGTTACAATGTAATGTACTTAGATCATGGTTCCTACAAGTCGAAGAAGAATAGAAAGAATGCAATTAGCCTAAGTAATAGTGCAGATAGCATCAATGCTGATATTAAATGTTTTCAAGAGTTGTATTCAGATGCCAGGATTAGAGATTTTGATATGATTAAAAGGCTGAAGGTTAAGAATCGACACACTGCCTTTATGCAAAAAAAGATTTTCGATAAGAATTATAAAGGATCCGTTGGCTTGGCGATTTTTAGTAAATATCCGATAATTGCCACAGAAGAAATTTTGTGGCTGCCCAATAATAATGGAGTACTACGTGCAGACATTGTAATTCGTAAGGATACTATTAGGGTCTTTAATGTTCAACTTAAATCCATGGGAATCAGGGTTAAGAAAGTTATTGATGCGAGTGAAAGTGAAAGGGCTAAGCAAACTAAAAACGTATTGCTACTTCTCAAAAAAGGCTTTGAAGATCGAAGTAGCCAAGTAAACAAAATTGAAGAACTAGTTTCTAAGAGTCCATATCCAGTTATTTTATGTGGTGATTTTAACGAGTTGCCTTATGGCTATGCATACGGTAGAATGAGAAAGCAACTTTCTAACTCGTTTGAGAGTGCGGGTAGAGGTTTTGGGTTTACGTATAATCGTATACTAAGTTTTCTACGAATTGATAACCAGTTCTATAGTGAGAAAGACATCAAAGTGAATTCCTTCTATACATTTAAAGAAATACCTTGGTCAGACCACTTTCCTATTAAGGGGGAATATGAGTTTATTCAATAA
- a CDS encoding NAD+ synthase (glutamine-hydrolysing) — MRIVKVASGALNQTPLDWKNNKANILQCIEDARAKGVSILCLPELCITSYGCEDSFYSPYVCELALEILQEIKNHTKDMVVCIGLPLSFQNKIYNTACIIADRNILGFTCKQHLPNYGVFYEDRWFHRWPAGIQNETIIEGFKCPIGDITYQIGDIHLGVEICEDAWVPNRPAIRQFDKGVDIILNPSASPFEFHKFQTREKIVEDSSRSYCCTYVYTNLLGNESGRLIFDGDAMIASGGNLLASSHRFSYKSFTLTTATVDLDIATIAQAKIKSPIDGKSIVKFDFNFPEGLKPDYSVAELEPFEIGGFLKEEEFARAISLALFDYLRKSYSQGFTISLSGGADSSACTALVGLMIKLAEESIGLDGFKEKLGHIKKIQNLKSKEEIGHQIIHTMYQSTKNSGDATNTAAKKLAESIGATFYDVSINGIVEQYTSLIESQIDKKLTWEENDIALQNIQARVRAPGIWLLTNLTGHLLLATSNRSEVAVGYCTMDGDTAGSISPIAGIDKHWLRSWLIWLEKTGCNVSGKHIKIEGLQYVNKLSPTAELRPQDQNQTDEKDLMPYEILNEIELTAIKQKKSPVETFKYMLVKFDQRYSREDIYSWVKRFFKLWSRNQWKRERYAPSFHVDGHNLDPRSYCRFPILSGSFELELDELDEFVKNGNRKKSKKIGF, encoded by the coding sequence ATGAGAATAGTAAAAGTAGCTTCTGGAGCACTCAACCAAACACCCTTAGATTGGAAAAACAATAAAGCGAATATCCTTCAGTGCATTGAAGATGCAAGAGCCAAAGGCGTTTCTATCCTTTGCCTTCCTGAGCTTTGTATTACTAGTTATGGCTGTGAAGATTCTTTTTATTCGCCATATGTATGTGAACTAGCCCTAGAAATACTCCAAGAAATTAAAAATCATACAAAAGATATGGTCGTGTGTATTGGCCTACCCCTATCTTTTCAAAATAAAATTTATAACACAGCCTGCATCATTGCTGATAGAAACATATTGGGTTTCACTTGCAAGCAGCATTTACCCAATTACGGCGTTTTCTACGAAGACCGATGGTTTCATAGGTGGCCAGCAGGGATTCAAAACGAAACTATAATCGAAGGTTTCAAATGCCCTATTGGCGATATAACTTACCAAATAGGAGATATTCACTTAGGTGTGGAGATTTGTGAGGACGCGTGGGTTCCTAATAGGCCGGCCATAAGACAATTTGATAAAGGAGTAGATATTATCTTAAACCCCAGTGCCTCTCCCTTTGAATTCCATAAATTTCAAACAAGAGAAAAAATTGTAGAAGACTCTTCGAGGTCATATTGCTGCACCTATGTTTATACCAACTTGCTCGGAAATGAGTCTGGGCGGTTAATTTTTGATGGAGATGCAATGATAGCCAGTGGTGGTAATTTGCTAGCATCAAGTCATAGATTCAGTTATAAGAGCTTTACACTTACAACCGCTACTGTTGATTTAGATATTGCAACTATTGCACAAGCAAAAATAAAATCTCCTATAGACGGCAAATCAATTGTGAAATTTGATTTTAATTTCCCTGAAGGCCTAAAACCAGATTATTCTGTTGCAGAACTAGAGCCCTTTGAAATAGGTGGTTTTTTAAAAGAAGAAGAATTTGCGAGAGCAATATCCTTGGCACTTTTTGACTACCTAAGAAAATCCTATTCTCAAGGCTTCACTATTTCACTATCTGGGGGAGCTGATAGCAGTGCATGTACAGCTTTAGTAGGATTGATGATAAAACTTGCAGAAGAAAGTATTGGATTAGATGGATTTAAAGAAAAGCTTGGACACATTAAAAAGATTCAAAACCTTAAATCAAAAGAGGAGATTGGGCACCAAATCATACATACAATGTATCAAAGCACCAAAAACAGCGGCGATGCAACTAATACAGCTGCAAAAAAGCTTGCAGAGTCTATAGGTGCTACATTCTATGATGTATCTATCAATGGAATTGTTGAGCAATACACTAGCTTAATAGAGTCCCAAATTGACAAAAAATTAACTTGGGAAGAAAATGACATCGCCTTACAGAACATTCAAGCTAGAGTAAGAGCTCCTGGAATATGGCTACTTACCAACCTTACAGGCCATTTACTTTTAGCAACCTCCAATAGGTCAGAAGTAGCTGTTGGCTATTGCACCATGGATGGCGACACAGCTGGTAGTATAAGCCCAATAGCCGGAATTGATAAACATTGGTTAAGGTCATGGTTGATATGGCTTGAGAAAACAGGCTGTAACGTGAGTGGAAAACATATAAAAATTGAAGGACTCCAATATGTTAATAAACTTTCACCAACAGCCGAATTAAGACCTCAAGATCAAAATCAAACTGATGAAAAAGACTTAATGCCATATGAGATTCTAAACGAAATAGAACTAACAGCGATAAAGCAAAAGAAATCACCCGTCGAAACCTTCAAGTATATGCTTGTCAAATTTGATCAAAGATACTCTCGAGAAGATATTTACTCATGGGTAAAAAGATTCTTCAAGCTTTGGAGTAGAAATCAATGGAAAAGAGAACGCTATGCTCCCAGCTTTCATGTTGATGGTCACAATTTAGACCCTCGTAGTTATTGTAGATTCCCAATTCTAAGTGGAAGTTTCGAATTAGAGCTTGATGAATTAGATGAATTTGTAAAAAACGGAAACCGAAAAAAGAGTAAGAAAATAGGATTTTGA